From a region of the Neobacillus niacini genome:
- a CDS encoding formate/nitrite transporter family protein translates to MEMPLLSEVEKLALKKVKIYRQSRLRYILRAMLASMFIGFGVIVAFKTGNYFYLEHSPFAYPMAALTFGAAIILIAYGGGDLFTGNTFYYTYAALRRKMAWLEVTQLWVSSYIGNILGAAVFAFLIFTTGLYEESSVNGFLLSVVEKKMQVPTMELFFRGILCNWLVCLAFFIPMGLKGDGPKMFSMMLFVFCFFISGYEHSIANMCTFAIALVLNHPGTISWGGVFHNLIPVTIGNLIGGGILMAWMYHFVNKPFLDEYKE, encoded by the coding sequence ATGGAAATGCCGCTCTTGAGTGAGGTAGAAAAGCTGGCGTTAAAGAAAGTAAAAATCTATAGACAAAGCAGGTTAAGGTATATTTTACGAGCCATGCTAGCAAGTATGTTTATCGGATTTGGTGTAATCGTTGCTTTTAAGACTGGTAACTACTTTTATTTGGAACATTCCCCGTTTGCCTACCCGATGGCCGCCCTTACCTTTGGGGCAGCAATTATTTTAATAGCCTACGGCGGAGGAGATTTGTTTACTGGTAATACTTTTTATTATACCTATGCAGCACTAAGAAGGAAAATGGCTTGGTTAGAAGTGACCCAGCTCTGGGTTAGCAGCTACATAGGAAATATTTTAGGTGCAGCAGTTTTTGCTTTTTTAATTTTCACAACAGGTCTTTATGAAGAATCATCGGTTAATGGCTTTTTATTAAGTGTTGTGGAAAAGAAAATGCAAGTTCCAACGATGGAATTGTTTTTTCGAGGAATTCTGTGTAATTGGCTCGTTTGTCTAGCCTTCTTTATCCCAATGGGTCTAAAAGGCGACGGACCAAAAATGTTTTCGATGATGCTTTTTGTATTCTGCTTTTTTATTTCCGGCTATGAGCACAGCATTGCCAATATGTGTACGTTTGCCATTGCGTTAGTGTTGAATCATCCTGGGACAATCTCATGGGGCGGTGTTTTCCATAACCTAATCCCAGTAACCATTGGCAACTTGATTGGCGGAGGTATATTAATGGCTTGGATGTATCATTTTGTTAATAAACCTTTTTTGGATGAGTATAAGGAATGA
- a CDS encoding threonine/serine exporter family protein: MDIIGQLITSFIATAAFGVIFNAPKETLVKCGLVGMGGWIIYYIAEKYSGDPVLATLGATLFVGIVSQELAKFYKTPVIIFSVAGIIPLVPGGLAYDTMRNFVEDDYFQALALGAKVTLLSGSIAFGLVFSEVINQVVRKIKAVRP, encoded by the coding sequence GTGGATATCATTGGACAATTAATTACAAGCTTTATTGCCACGGCCGCTTTTGGAGTGATTTTTAATGCACCAAAGGAGACGTTAGTAAAATGCGGACTTGTTGGAATGGGTGGATGGATTATCTATTATATAGCGGAAAAGTATTCGGGAGATCCCGTTTTAGCCACACTAGGAGCCACCCTTTTTGTAGGGATAGTCAGTCAGGAGTTAGCTAAGTTTTATAAAACACCTGTTATTATTTTTAGTGTTGCAGGAATCATTCCTTTAGTTCCTGGTGGTTTAGCCTACGATACAATGAGAAACTTTGTCGAGGACGATTACTTTCAAGCATTAGCATTAGGAGCAAAAGTAACGTTACTATCAGGATCGATTGCATTTGGTCTTGTTTTTTCAGAAGTTATCAATCAAGTGGTACGAAAAATTAAGGCTGTACGTCCTTGA
- the yfkAB gene encoding radical SAM/CxCxxxxC motif protein YfkAB, translated as MSYLKKITPDYDPWEAYNDIKQYGKPQLTNIEFTTTTLCNMRCEHCAVGYTLQTKDPAALPLELLLQRLDEIPTLRSLSITGGEPMLSLSSIKNYVVPILKYAHEHGVRTQINSNLTLDLARYELIIPYLDVLHISHNWGTVDDFVEGGFARMANKPDFKQREKYFNRMIENSRELVKAGVMVSAETMLNKRTLPHLEKIHRQIVDEMLCQRHEVHPMYPSDFASNLETLSLNEIREAIHHLLDVRDDNVWMLFGTLPFYACSHKEEDLKLLTRLYQSRNVTVRNDPDGRSRLNVNIFNGDIIVTDFGDTPPLGNVLNTKLTDAYENWQSSAIAKELSCHCSAVSCLGPNILVKNSYYQDLDFSNLQNNISK; from the coding sequence ATGTCCTATTTGAAAAAGATAACCCCTGATTATGATCCATGGGAAGCTTATAATGATATAAAACAATACGGAAAACCGCAGCTTACCAATATCGAATTCACGACAACAACTTTATGTAATATGCGCTGTGAGCATTGTGCAGTAGGGTACACCCTTCAAACAAAAGACCCTGCAGCACTTCCGCTGGAGTTGCTTTTGCAGAGGTTAGATGAAATTCCAACTCTTCGGTCACTTAGTATTACAGGTGGCGAGCCGATGCTTTCCTTGTCTTCTATAAAAAATTACGTGGTGCCAATATTAAAATATGCACATGAACATGGAGTTCGGACGCAAATCAATTCGAATTTAACGCTCGATTTAGCACGCTATGAATTGATTATTCCTTATTTGGATGTTTTACATATCTCGCATAATTGGGGAACAGTAGATGATTTTGTTGAAGGTGGATTTGCTAGGATGGCAAATAAACCTGATTTCAAACAACGAGAAAAGTATTTTAACAGAATGATAGAAAACAGCAGGGAATTAGTAAAGGCTGGTGTCATGGTATCTGCGGAAACAATGCTTAACAAACGAACATTGCCGCATTTGGAGAAAATTCATCGCCAAATTGTTGATGAGATGCTGTGTCAGCGACATGAGGTCCACCCTATGTATCCAAGTGATTTTGCTAGTAATCTAGAAACGTTATCCCTGAATGAAATTAGAGAAGCTATTCATCATTTATTAGATGTTCGTGATGATAATGTATGGATGCTTTTTGGTACACTTCCTTTTTATGCGTGCAGTCATAAAGAAGAGGATTTAAAGCTATTAACTAGACTCTATCAAAGCAGAAATGTAACGGTTAGAAATGATCCTGATGGACGGTCACGTCTAAATGTTAATATTTTTAATGGGGATATTATCGTTACTGATTTTGGTGATACACCGCCACTCGGGAATGTCCTAAATACAAAGCTGACTGACGCGTATGAAAACTGGCAATCTTCTGCGATTGCTAAGGAATTGAGTTGTCATTGTTCTGCTGTATCGTGTCTTGGTCCGAATATTTTAGTTAAAAATAGTTATTATCAGGATTTGGATTTTTCTAATCTCCAAAACAATATAAGCAAATAA
- a CDS encoding threonine/serine exporter family protein — MENEKTLTYEIMEVCLLAGKIMLQSGGETYRVEDTMMRMAAAFGIENSHSYVTPTGIIFSAEGAEPTKTKLIRISTRSTDLKKVAMVNSISRRITSGELNLESALTLLKELDALNVTFPFMVQVAAASIASGCFMIMFMGEWIDFIPAMLSGGVGYIGFLYFHRYIPVKFFSEFLASFIIGLLSFFLVKIGAGQQLDKIIIGSVMTLVPGLLVTNAVRDLMAGHLVSGLSKGAEALLTAFAIGSGIAVVLSFV, encoded by the coding sequence ATGGAAAATGAAAAAACACTCACATATGAAATAATGGAAGTATGTTTGCTTGCGGGGAAAATTATGCTTCAAAGCGGTGGAGAAACCTATCGAGTTGAGGATACGATGATGAGAATGGCCGCTGCGTTTGGAATTGAAAATTCACACAGTTATGTAACACCAACAGGGATTATTTTTTCAGCAGAAGGTGCTGAACCCACCAAAACGAAATTAATTCGAATATCAACAAGGTCTACCGACTTAAAAAAAGTAGCTATGGTAAATAGTATTTCACGTAGGATTACTAGTGGTGAATTAAATCTGGAATCAGCTCTAACACTTCTAAAAGAGCTCGATGCTTTAAATGTAACCTTTCCATTTATGGTTCAGGTTGCAGCAGCCTCAATTGCCAGTGGATGTTTTATGATTATGTTTATGGGTGAGTGGATTGATTTTATCCCAGCCATGTTATCTGGAGGAGTAGGTTATATCGGTTTTTTATATTTTCACCGTTATATACCTGTGAAGTTTTTCTCAGAATTTTTGGCCTCATTCATTATTGGCTTACTATCCTTTTTCCTTGTGAAAATAGGAGCAGGGCAGCAGTTAGATAAAATTATTATTGGGTCCGTGATGACGTTAGTTCCAGGGCTTTTAGTCACGAATGCAGTAAGAGATTTAATGGCGGGACATTTAGTTTCGGGATTATCTAAAGGTGCGGAAGCATTGTTAACAGCTTTTGCTATCGGATCTGGAATTGCAGTAGTTTTATCTTTTGTGTAA
- the recQ gene encoding DNA helicase RecQ yields the protein MLFEKAQQLLESHFGYSSFRNGQELAIQSVLAGENTICVMPTGGGKSICYQIPALVLPGTTIVISPLISLMKDQVDALVQVGIPATFINSSLNYNEANQRIWEAKQGMYKLLYVAPERLESREFIEDLKQMDIPLVAVDEAHCISQWGHDFRPSYRHIQQMVRSLPQKPNVIALTATATPRVRDDICETLNIEEENSIITGFERENLTFSVIKGQDRLHFVRDYLKKNEKEAGIIYAATRKNVDQLYERLKKENINVARYHAGMGDAERISEQDRFLKDEASVMVATSAFGMGIDKSNIRYVLHFQLPKNMESYYQEAGRAGRDGLESECILLYSSQDVQVQRFLIDQSSDRSRIHAELEKLQQMVDYCHTENCLQEFILKYFGETETETCGRCGNCLDSRSSNDVTKEAQMVMSCIIRMGQRFGKTLTAQVLTGSKNKKVTEMGFDKLTTYGIMKEKGSKEVSDFIEFLISQELIAIEQGQFPTIFVSPKGKDVLLGKEQVHRRETVKVREISQDDPLFETLREVRRAIAETEKVPPFVIFSDAALKDMCARLPRTNEEFLNVSGVGEHKLKKYGLNFIQAIRSFCEAHPERQAEQPQAATPKKATKKAVGDSHLETFQLHEQNVSIEQIAQKRDLALSTVENHLIQCAQQGMSVDFTRLIPADYLQLIEKVVEEVGRDRLKPIKEQLPEEVSYFMIKGYIYFLSKNK from the coding sequence TTGTTATTTGAAAAAGCTCAACAATTGTTAGAATCTCATTTTGGCTATTCATCCTTTCGAAACGGGCAGGAGCTTGCTATCCAATCTGTATTAGCTGGAGAAAACACGATTTGTGTTATGCCAACTGGCGGAGGAAAATCAATTTGTTATCAAATTCCTGCACTTGTTCTACCTGGTACCACGATTGTAATATCCCCGTTAATCTCACTTATGAAGGATCAAGTCGATGCCCTCGTACAGGTAGGAATTCCTGCAACTTTTATCAATAGCTCACTCAATTACAATGAAGCCAACCAACGAATCTGGGAAGCAAAACAAGGAATGTACAAGCTCCTCTACGTAGCACCCGAGCGGCTAGAATCTCGTGAATTTATCGAGGACCTTAAACAAATGGACATTCCTTTAGTAGCAGTTGATGAAGCACATTGTATTTCACAATGGGGACATGATTTTCGCCCAAGCTACCGCCATATCCAGCAAATGGTCCGAAGCCTTCCGCAAAAACCGAATGTCATTGCTCTAACCGCAACCGCAACACCAAGGGTTCGGGACGATATCTGTGAAACACTCAATATCGAAGAAGAGAATTCAATCATTACTGGATTCGAAAGAGAGAACCTTACTTTTTCTGTAATTAAAGGTCAAGACAGACTTCACTTTGTTAGAGATTATTTAAAAAAGAATGAAAAAGAAGCAGGTATCATCTATGCAGCCACCCGGAAAAACGTTGACCAGCTTTATGAAAGACTAAAAAAGGAAAACATCAATGTCGCCCGTTATCATGCAGGAATGGGAGACGCCGAGCGCATCAGCGAGCAGGATCGATTTTTAAAAGATGAAGCCTCCGTTATGGTGGCAACATCAGCTTTTGGGATGGGAATCGATAAGTCTAACATCCGATATGTCCTCCATTTCCAACTCCCCAAAAATATGGAGAGCTACTATCAAGAGGCGGGACGTGCTGGCAGGGACGGACTCGAGAGTGAATGTATTCTCCTTTACTCCTCCCAAGATGTCCAAGTTCAACGTTTTTTAATTGACCAATCGAGTGATCGGTCCCGAATTCATGCGGAACTTGAAAAGCTGCAGCAAATGGTCGACTACTGCCACACAGAAAACTGTTTGCAAGAGTTTATTTTAAAATATTTTGGGGAAACAGAAACCGAGACATGCGGAAGGTGTGGGAATTGTCTCGATTCCCGCTCAAGTAACGATGTAACAAAAGAAGCGCAAATGGTAATGTCTTGTATAATCAGAATGGGACAGAGATTTGGTAAAACACTGACAGCTCAAGTACTAACAGGATCCAAGAATAAAAAAGTGACAGAAATGGGCTTTGATAAGCTTACTACGTACGGAATTATGAAGGAAAAAGGTTCAAAGGAAGTCAGTGATTTTATCGAGTTCTTAATCTCTCAAGAACTAATTGCAATAGAACAAGGACAATTTCCTACTATATTTGTTTCTCCTAAAGGAAAAGATGTCTTGCTTGGAAAAGAACAAGTCCATCGCAGAGAAACTGTTAAAGTTAGAGAAATTTCACAGGATGACCCATTGTTCGAAACCTTACGTGAAGTAAGAAGGGCGATTGCTGAAACAGAAAAAGTGCCGCCATTTGTTATTTTTTCTGATGCTGCGTTAAAAGACATGTGTGCTAGACTGCCCCGGACAAACGAGGAATTTTTAAATGTAAGTGGAGTAGGAGAACATAAACTGAAGAAATATGGACTTAATTTTATTCAAGCCATTCGTTCATTTTGTGAAGCACATCCAGAACGCCAAGCCGAGCAGCCACAGGCTGCTACTCCCAAAAAGGCCACTAAAAAAGCAGTTGGTGATTCACACTTAGAGACCTTCCAGTTGCACGAGCAAAACGTATCAATAGAACAAATTGCCCAAAAACGTGATCTGGCACTGAGCACGGTTGAAAACCATTTAATTCAATGTGCACAACAAGGAATGTCAGTAGATTTCACCAGGCTTATTCCTGCTGATTACCTTCAATTAATAGAAAAAGTAGTGGAAGAGGTTGGCAGAGATCGTTTAAAGCCTATCAAAGAACAGTTACCTGAAGAAGTAAGTTACTTCATGATAAAAGGGTATATATACTTTTTAAGCAAAAATAAATAA
- a CDS encoding ion channel yields MLFFRKLFLTASRYKYRTVILFTLLFIIVNAEIMRIIEPKTFESSLHAVWWILTTMTTVGYGDVYPTTEAGRTWAMIVVYTLGIGLFGTVIGVIVEGVSQYKKRKEEGKLFYKGENHFVIIGWTAKSKSTIKELLLGDEKTDIVLIDEFEKTPFEHERFHYIQGSPTDVETLSKSKIENAQAVLLFAAEGIANPDLVDGKTLLVASSIERYDDRTDNSIYTIAEIVNEKHVDNFKHVKIDEFILSNGSVSNLMAKSAQMKGASHLFTQLLSRQDGDGGSDLWEVRVNPEWKTYGAAYEQLKEKGAQLIADRNDLNILKKWNEPIPKGARLFIICDKLTYQKL; encoded by the coding sequence ATGCTTTTTTTTCGTAAACTGTTCCTCACAGCCTCACGGTACAAATATCGAACAGTGATTCTGTTTACCTTGCTTTTTATTATCGTAAATGCAGAAATTATGCGAATTATAGAGCCTAAGACGTTTGAAAGCAGCTTACATGCTGTGTGGTGGATTCTTACAACGATGACTACGGTAGGCTATGGAGATGTATATCCAACTACTGAAGCAGGAAGAACGTGGGCTATGATTGTGGTTTATACTTTGGGTATTGGTCTATTTGGAACCGTTATTGGGGTGATTGTTGAGGGGGTCTCCCAGTATAAAAAGCGGAAGGAGGAGGGGAAGTTGTTTTACAAAGGTGAAAATCACTTTGTCATAATTGGCTGGACTGCCAAAAGTAAGAGTACCATTAAAGAATTATTATTAGGTGACGAGAAAACAGATATCGTATTGATAGATGAATTTGAAAAGACTCCTTTTGAGCATGAACGATTTCATTATATTCAAGGTAGTCCGACGGATGTAGAGACATTAAGTAAGTCAAAAATTGAAAATGCTCAAGCTGTTTTGCTGTTTGCAGCTGAAGGTATTGCTAATCCTGACTTAGTGGATGGAAAAACCCTTTTAGTTGCATCGTCCATCGAACGTTACGATGATCGAACAGATAATAGTATTTATACGATTGCAGAAATCGTAAACGAAAAGCATGTTGATAATTTTAAGCATGTAAAGATTGATGAGTTTATCTTATCAAATGGGTCTGTGTCCAACCTAATGGCGAAGTCGGCACAAATGAAAGGAGCAAGCCACCTATTTACACAATTGCTAAGCAGACAGGATGGAGATGGGGGAAGTGATCTTTGGGAAGTCCGCGTAAATCCTGAGTGGAAAACGTATGGTGCAGCATATGAACAACTTAAAGAAAAAGGGGCACAGTTAATAGCCGATAGGAATGATTTGAACATACTTAAGAAATGGAATGAGCCGATTCCTAAGGGAGCTAGATTATTTATCATCTGTGATAAGCTTACATATCAAAAGCTATAA
- a CDS encoding ATP-binding protein, with protein MLAEKLLLNLLITLSPVLLYSVLTDNKRKLDSPVVCGLLQSIAALTCMIFSYANYGFSWDLRYVPLILAFLYAGPVAGGMVFTTVFTARFIMGGETVLFGLVNTVLIAIVPFLIMNRFWKFTPNKRVLLTAVIGAWSLLVCFLSLTAFHSVEGQSLTINTKIPDLLIVGLIDTIAIAIAAKLNEGLVESSRMKVEIQRTEKLNTLGELAASIAHEVRNPLTVVKGFLQLMQQDEKGKNYDYLSLVLSELGRAEAIINDYLNFAKPQFEKLEEFPLVDVLSEVKMLLGPLALKQGVQLESSLDTSNFHLLTDRNQLKQALVNLIKNAIEATTEGGKVTITYKLKDHHAYIYITDTGKGMDHEQLARIGTLFYTTKDKGTGLGTSVSLRIIETMKGKVSYESKLGIGTEVTMILPEGKKEIVNF; from the coding sequence ATGTTGGCAGAAAAACTTCTTTTGAATTTGCTTATTACACTTTCACCCGTTCTGCTTTATAGTGTTCTCACCGATAATAAAAGAAAACTCGATTCTCCTGTTGTTTGCGGCTTATTGCAAAGTATAGCAGCACTAACCTGCATGATTTTTTCATATGCTAATTATGGTTTTAGTTGGGATTTGCGTTATGTTCCGTTAATCTTAGCCTTTCTGTATGCTGGTCCTGTTGCGGGAGGAATGGTTTTCACGACAGTTTTTACAGCACGATTCATCATGGGTGGAGAAACCGTTCTTTTTGGTCTCGTGAATACCGTTTTAATTGCAATTGTTCCCTTCCTCATCATGAATAGATTTTGGAAATTCACCCCAAATAAAAGAGTACTTCTCACTGCAGTAATCGGTGCATGGTCCTTGCTTGTTTGCTTTTTATCCTTAACTGCCTTCCACAGCGTCGAAGGGCAGTCATTAACCATCAATACGAAAATTCCAGATCTATTAATCGTTGGACTAATTGATACAATTGCGATTGCCATTGCCGCTAAGCTGAATGAGGGGCTAGTGGAAAGTTCAAGAATGAAGGTAGAAATACAACGAACAGAAAAACTGAATACATTAGGAGAACTTGCAGCGTCGATTGCCCATGAGGTGCGAAATCCGCTAACGGTTGTTAAAGGATTTTTACAGCTTATGCAGCAGGATGAGAAAGGGAAGAATTACGATTATTTATCTCTTGTATTAAGTGAATTGGGTCGTGCAGAGGCTATCATAAACGATTACTTGAACTTTGCGAAACCTCAATTTGAAAAGTTAGAGGAATTCCCCTTGGTTGATGTGCTATCAGAGGTGAAAATGCTTCTTGGACCTCTTGCCTTAAAGCAAGGGGTACAATTAGAAAGTAGTCTGGATACAAGTAATTTTCATCTTTTGACTGACCGGAATCAGTTGAAACAAGCACTCGTGAATTTAATAAAAAATGCGATAGAAGCAACCACTGAAGGTGGAAAAGTAACCATAACCTACAAGCTTAAAGACCATCATGCATATATCTACATAACTGATACTGGTAAAGGGATGGATCATGAACAGCTCGCACGCATAGGAACATTGTTTTATACGACAAAGGATAAGGGAACCGGTTTAGGTACATCTGTATCCTTAAGAATTATTGAAACAATGAAGGGAAAAGTATCTTACGAAAGCAAACTAGGTATTGGGACAGAAGTTACCATGATTCTTCCGGAAGGTAAAAAGGAAATTGTCAATTTTTGA
- a CDS encoding glutathionylspermidine synthase family protein encodes MSTYTRDRNQFYSRFPEFWSNLYGSEYSLYHIQSITEQTHTDLKVATERMGRVFFKTAGLLRSLEDKQLLELGFPAASLPFLRIKSLFPETVISRFDFALTSSGVKMLEFNADTPTFIVECFKINGEACTEFEYRNPNENQERLLSSGITKAVLESGKGHVSPNVVFTAHRDHIEDWNTTVYLSQLCKVPNQIVPLSDLQITDGALLDSNGVPIDVLYRQTYPLEHLLEDRDPNTGDLVGVELLQLVKDRKLAMVNPVSAFLLQPKSIQCLIWGLAENEGFYTKEEQDWIKTYMLPTYLETDGFAGTASYVQKPSFGREGDTITIWDQHSEVDTQNPSQTYNNELPVYQSYVPLPVVSLETEKGFEELSIVFGSFLIAGKPSSIGIRAGGKITGNESYFLPVGIKKEEFNC; translated from the coding sequence ATGTCCACGTACACAAGGGACCGAAATCAATTTTACTCCAGATTTCCTGAATTTTGGTCCAACTTATACGGAAGCGAATACAGTCTTTATCATATTCAAAGCATTACAGAACAGACGCACACCGATTTGAAGGTAGCAACTGAACGAATGGGCAGGGTATTTTTTAAAACTGCCGGACTCCTGCGCAGTCTTGAAGACAAACAGCTTCTTGAACTTGGTTTTCCTGCCGCAAGTCTTCCATTTCTACGGATAAAAAGTCTTTTTCCTGAAACGGTTATCTCTCGATTTGATTTTGCTTTGACAAGCAGTGGTGTAAAAATGCTTGAGTTTAATGCTGATACCCCTACTTTTATTGTTGAATGCTTCAAAATCAACGGAGAGGCATGTACTGAATTCGAATATCGTAATCCCAATGAAAACCAAGAGCGGCTTCTGTCTTCTGGTATTACTAAAGCCGTCCTCGAATCGGGAAAAGGCCATGTATCACCTAATGTGGTGTTCACAGCCCACCGTGACCATATCGAGGATTGGAATACAACGGTGTATTTAAGTCAGCTATGTAAAGTTCCTAATCAAATCGTCCCCCTATCAGACCTGCAAATTACGGATGGTGCACTTTTAGATTCTAATGGTGTACCCATCGATGTTTTATATCGCCAGACCTATCCTCTTGAACATTTACTTGAGGATCGAGATCCAAATACAGGAGATCTGGTAGGGGTTGAATTATTACAACTTGTGAAGGACCGAAAATTAGCCATGGTTAATCCTGTTTCAGCATTTCTGCTTCAACCAAAATCCATTCAGTGTCTTATATGGGGCTTAGCAGAAAATGAAGGATTTTATACGAAGGAAGAACAAGATTGGATAAAAACATATATGCTGCCTACCTACCTTGAAACAGATGGATTTGCAGGTACCGCTTCATATGTCCAGAAACCATCTTTCGGAAGAGAAGGAGACACCATTACCATATGGGATCAACACAGCGAAGTAGACACACAAAATCCCTCCCAAACTTACAATAACGAACTGCCTGTCTATCAGTCGTATGTCCCTCTTCCTGTTGTTTCACTTGAAACAGAAAAGGGTTTCGAAGAACTATCTATTGTATTTGGGTCTTTCCTTATTGCTGGGAAACCGAGCAGTATTGGAATCCGAGCGGGTGGAAAAATCACAGGAAATGAATCTTACTTCTTACCAGTAGGAATAAAAAAGGAGGAGTTTAATTGTTAG
- a CDS encoding DUF350 domain-containing protein: MLDFLIYLAVSLALLLVGLFLMEITTKVKEFALMAKGNKAASYVLGGRLLGLAIVLYSALANSISLVDMVIWGGVGIAAQIIVFYLTEWVTPRRFNVSQSIEENNTAVGLFLLLLSVSIGIVIAGCLTY, translated from the coding sequence TTGTTAGATTTCTTAATCTATTTGGCTGTTTCTTTAGCTTTATTACTCGTTGGACTCTTTTTAATGGAAATCACCACAAAGGTCAAGGAATTCGCCTTAATGGCAAAAGGAAATAAAGCTGCAAGCTATGTTCTGGGAGGAAGGCTTCTAGGGCTGGCAATTGTTTTATATTCTGCACTGGCTAACTCCATCTCGCTAGTAGATATGGTCATTTGGGGAGGAGTTGGAATCGCAGCGCAGATTATTGTCTTTTACCTAACTGAATGGGTCACACCTCGGAGGTTTAACGTATCCCAGAGCATTGAAGAGAATAATACTGCCGTTGGTCTTTTTCTACTATTATTGTCCGTATCTATTGGGATTGTTATTGCTGGTTGTTTGACATATTAA